A window of the Desulfopila inferna genome harbors these coding sequences:
- a CDS encoding site-specific integrase, translated as MYIRIFPTSYVAAWTMVRKVGNMVQIALRPHDLRRHAATYASRSGTPIEIVSKVILRHADLSTTQRYLGKVNDTEAIRWIETLYG; from the coding sequence CTGTATATACGAATTTTTCCAACTTCCTACGTTGCCGCTTGGACGATGGTGAGAAAGGTAGGTAACATGGTCCAAATAGCATTGCGGCCTCATGATCTCAGGCGTCATGCAGCCACCTATGCCTCCAGATCCGGTACTCCAATAGAAATTGTCAGCAAAGTCATTCTGCGACACGCGGATCTCTCGACAACTCAACGGTATCTAGGAAAGGTAAATGACACAGAAGCAATCAGGTGGATTGAAACTCTTTATGGATAA